A region of Zeugodacus cucurbitae isolate PBARC_wt_2022May chromosome 5, idZeuCucr1.2, whole genome shotgun sequence DNA encodes the following proteins:
- the LOC114804573 gene encoding uncharacterized protein LOC114804573 translates to MTCGLHGLTNPLIFQTIGITRTTSRDTCLDIAVEPWAGCWGILSPEYDGVTLIRNGRRANVSTASVPLKPWQVSEYVPSRGTNKPRKNPARKLKSDRRLAAKIMERYGGKKDGQASEQHASTLKWAEKVLNERVDPALTGQGAAGPVKRQRSLKGESSLVKRPRTGAAPTFSDIAKSAGSIEIGVLDRSRGDGAISREEWKRVAAAISAVFLKVIRGNPGPPPDCESAGWHYGLHKLIRCADERSAVLYKEAVSLVGEVWKGARLEAVDKADLPLRPRARVWLPAEPSSAGEIEEIIKYCNPSLPAHDWKVIRLEKTEEPYRQALILLNEESIGPLNELKGAISYGFEKVTLRVLSTEAKTDCSQPATLQTEADGQMTMEVDQVPSDAASIGGGSSIDESAFGLDKLFVEEQEEGNQSAELALLEESL, encoded by the coding sequence ATGACCTGCGGCCTTCACGGCCTTACTAACCCCCTGATTTTCCAGACCATAGGCATTACACGGACAACGAGTAGAGACACCTGTTTAGATATTGCGGTTGAACCCTGGGCTGGTTGTTGGGGCATTCTGTCACCTGAGTATGATGGGGTGACACTCATCAGAAATGGCCGACGGGCTAATGTCTCAACGGCCTCCGTCCCGTTAAAACCATGGCAGGTCTCGGAGTACGTTCCCTCGAGAGGTACCAACAAACCCCGGAAAAATCCGGCTAGGAAGCTAAAGTCGGATCGACGTTTAGCAGCAAAAATTATGGAGCGTTACGGCGGAAAGAAGGACGGGCAGGCATCGGAGCAACACGCCAGCACCCTCAAGTGGGCCGAAAAGGTCTTGAACGAGAGAGTGGACCCGGCATTGACAGGGCAAGGTGCAGCCGGGCCGGTCAAGCGACAAAGGTCGCTGAAGGGTGAGTCCTCCCTCGTCAAGAGGCCGCGGACAGGAGCTGCGCCAACTTTCAGCGATATCGCTAAGTCGGCGGGCTCCATCGAGATCGGCGTGTTGGACCGCAGTAGGGGGGATGGTGCCATCTCCCGAGAAGAATGGAAGAGGGTGGCGGCGGCCATCTCTGCCGTGTTCCTGAAGGTGATCAGGGGAAACCCTGGGCCACCTCCGGATTGCGAAAGTGCTGGTTGGCACTACGGGCTTCACAAGCTGATTAGGTGTGCGGATGAACGATCGGCAGTGCTCTATAAAGAGGCGGTCTCTCTCGTGGGGGAGGTTTGGAAAGGGGCCAGATTGGAGGCTGTAGACAAGGCAGATTTGCCACTGCGTCCTAGGGCTCGCGTCTGGCTTCCAGCTGAACCCTCCTCTGCGGGTGAAATCGAGgagattataaaatattgtaatccCTCGCTGCCAGCACACGACTGGAAGGTGATACGGCTCGAGAAAACCGAAGAACCCTATCGGCAAGCGCTGATACTGCTTAATGAGGAGTCCATCGGTCCTCTCAACGAGCTGAAGGGGGCCATTAGTTATGGCTTTGAGAAGGTAACTCTGAGAGTTCTCTCCACCGAAGCCAAGACGGACTGCTCGCAGCCTGCCACGCTTCAAACAGAAGCGGATGGTCAAATGACCATGGAAGTGGACCAGGTCCCCTCGGATGCTGCCAGCATTGGGGGCGGCTCGTCAATCGATGAGTCCGCCTTCGGTCTGGATAAGCTGTTCGTCGAAGAGCAAGAGGAAGGCAATCAAAGCGCTGAACTAGCGTTACTGGAGGAGAGTCTGTAG